Genomic segment of Coturnix japonica isolate 7356 chromosome 24, Coturnix japonica 2.1, whole genome shotgun sequence:
TCTAATCATCTGCAGACAAGAAGTGCACCTTTTATTCCTCCCCCCAACTTGATATAAAGGTTAGATGGACTCTGTACTCATCAACAAAAGTGTGGTACGTAGACAACAGATGCAGCATTTCCTCTTCAAATTCCGAGGTTAGTAATGGATGTAGAGAGGGGGGTTCATATGCATATGCTGTGATATTTGCTCTGGTTAATGGACTGTATTTGAGTACTTACTAGGCTAagttcaaacaaaataaaatcaaatttccATTTAATGAAGAGCCCCACATTCAGCACAGTATTCAGTcaaaaaaattactaaaaatTAGAGCATGTTTCTAGTACAATTAACATCATTTGCACTCACAATAAAATGTTCAATAACTGGCCATTTTGCCTGTTGAGGACGTGAATAAAAGCATGCTATTAATCATTTAGTCTTCATTTGTTTGCCACTTTATTTTAAGTAGACAATTAAATTGAAACTGCACATTATTATTACTTCAGGTTTAATTTAATCCCTTTAAACTTGAGAATTACTCCCAATTTATAGTGTTAAACCTTTCACGCACAAGACAgcaaatttgattttatttatgtagCAAGTTAACGCTTTCCTAAAGAATGTTTAATGATGGTAACAATTTTAGATTGATGCAGTTTTAAGAACAAAACTGCCTTTTTTCAACCTATCAGCATTTGCCTTTATGTTTTCTTACAGACAGTGACTTAGTTTGTTCAGTGTGGATCTTCTTGCAGGAAATGAAAGgaggatttcttttctctgtgttttctttctccttgatCCCAGCCCCAGAAATCCTCTCATCCATGCTCTCAAAAATGCCACACAAACTATTTGCCACTTCCTACCTTCCTGCTTGCCTGTTTTAGATGGGAATGAAAGGGCTTGTAGCATGAGCATCTGTATGCAGAGCCTATAAGGGATGTTTTCTCTCCATCTTAACCTCCTGCACTGGTGTTTTAGCCAATGTGATAAATGGGTACAATAATTATGAATGTGGATACGATGCAACAGTAGTTCTGCACATAACTTGGACCTTGGGTGCTCTTAATAGCACTTCAGTGATCTAAGTTGGTTTTGAAGAGGTAATGTGCATCCTGGGGCTTTAAAGGGTTAGAACAACCATGCTTATCTACTGAAAGCCTATGCCTTACCTTCCATTGCTCTCTTTCTTTGGTATTTTGACTATATAATACATCAAGTAATCGTCAGTTTCTTGCTCCTCTGAAATCATCTCATCCGAGCTATCTTCCTCTAAGCTGTCCTTCTCCATCTCATCAGCACTCAGTCCTACCAGCTCATCATTAGCCTGAatcagctgctggagctctaACTGATACTGTCTTTCCTGAACAAGGCTTTTATAATCAGAGTCCTGACAGCCACGCAGCTCGGAGCCAATGCTCCCTTCTTTTGCAGGTGGCTTTTTGCAACTCACAGGACGAGAGCGTGGCTGTTTGTCCTCACTCCGAGGTAAGGATTCCTTACTCCCATGGACGGTATTTGGAGAAGAAACTGGAACGTTTTCGGTATCTGACGCGTTCATGCTGTGCTGGGCACTCATGGTTTGCACCAACCCTGCgtctggaaaacaggaaagtgaACCAAAGAGGACATACAGTGAGTGAAGGTGTTTGTGTTAGTTAGGAGTTGTGGCAGTGATCTATAGTTAAAATGTTTATCCTCACCTACAGCACAGGTATTCCTTTATAAAGTTAATATCACGGAATGCACTAATTTGCCTTAAGGGGATGTCTTACTGGTAAAGAAGCTCCTCACGCACAAAACAGcttatggaaatgaaaacaaagctaaaacaaagcaaaaagagcCGTCTGCCAACTGCAGGGAGGTAGAAGAAGCGATGTGTGCTCCCTTTACCCAACTCCTGAGGCTCGGCTGTCAGACGCAGCGTAAAAGCACACGAATGCTTCTGATTAGTCTCTTTCCACTACGGTCGCGTTAAATTGTTCCTAAATCATCCGCATCCCTGGACCGGACACCGGAGGAAAAGGTGGGCTCGGAACAATCTGTCTCCTCGCAACAGAACGTCGCCTGGTTGCAGTGGGCTGGGCCGTGCCGTCACCATGGTTAGGGCGGAGGACGCGGTTCGGCACCTACCAAGTGCttggagtggggggggggggacatgAGGCCTCCACACCATGGTTCCCTGTGGTGaaataaaatcacttaaaaAGCCGGTTGTGGTCATTTCAGGCTTGGTTTATTAGAATTATGGCTGCTGCCTGATGAGGACAAACGGTACCGTGGGCCTTGCAGaccaccaggccaggctgcatATAGgcacatccagcttggccttgagtgcctccacagatggggcatccacagcctcccgaaatgaagcaatattttcattgttttccgCATAAAAATGAACTATTTCTAGCAGTCACTTCAAGGGCATTCACTTCATTTAGCATCCAAGACATAATAAAGTCCGGTGAGGAGTAATTATCCCTTATGAGAAGAATAAGTGCAGCTTTTCTCCTGTAGAACATTCCATTTAATTCTGGAGCCTGGTTGTGCCTTAAGGAACCCCAGCACGAGgttcctgcagaagaaaagctccCTAAAACACCATTACCATGTTGCTGTGCAGAGGGAATgtcctgctgcttctcacagCTTGCCCACCACAGGTAAGTGCATTCAGCCCTGGGTTGCAGAGTCCCATTAAATGGGGATATTTGGCTAAATACAGCTGGGTGCCCAGGTTTGGTTGTCAGAATGAAATGGAATCCCCATTGGTTTCCATCTCCCAAAGTTTCCTGGTCAGTCCTGTGCTTGCAGTGGAAGTGGTGTGTGAGTATCTGGATATCCTGTGGTCCTTGGGACTAACTGCATATACCCTTAATAGCAATTAGGGTGGATTGAGGACCTGTATTTCTGGCAGTGATTGATTATCATGGAGTCAtaaaggttggaagagaccattaAAATCAACCGTGAACTAAATACTCTGAGGACAGCAGCTAAGCTGGTCTTCATAGGTACAAATAGCTATGTAGGAGCACTGTTCCTATCTGCCAATCTTCAGAGGCAAACAATCCAAATTGTCTTTATTATTTCAGGTGACCGTTTGTATGTCTGCTCCTTGAAATCCTACTGATTTGTGAATGCTGAAACATGGAGTCCAGAAAACAGTGGTGTATCTGTATATTTAATAGGCTTTCCAGGATGACCCCTTCACTacacatctgtttcttttccacatgCGAGCTGTTCCTCAGGTATTGTAGTATTTTTCTCACTTGGATTCTTTTGTGTTGCTTCCACGTATCCTTCTGTTACATACTGCACGTTGGACTTCTGATTGACAACTGAAAGATAAATACATATTTGTTACTGATTATATGATGGGGGAAGCACCTACACGAAATATGTATTAATAATAGTGTTATGGAATGATGAAACACCCAGGGTATTCAGGACTATTTAACAATAGTTGAATTCACCATAAGAACCACTGATGATGTTTTGAATAGCTTTCCATCAAATTAAATTCAGATAAAACCATTGGGATAATCAAGTCAAAACTATTCAACAAGAAACCCAGTAATCTTAAttgtgtgcagctctgtgtcacCCTTGCTGAAGCTGCAACCTCAGAATGGGCAAGGCTTAATTTTGCATCATTCCAGGTTACATTGTGCAGAGTGGAAGTGTCTCTGTGCAGTAAGGTGGACATCAGTctgcttctgcagtggtcagtAGCAGCACTTCTATCTGGCAGAGATCAACTTATGTTGGTTGGAACTTTTTACCTTGTCCATTCTTCTCATGGCGTGGGCTTTCTTCGTTAGATTTGGATTTATAACTCTCCAGAGTCTGGTCTGAAGTATCATTTTCTGTgcaaaaatcaaatataattgAGATTATAAATTATTATGCTTAAGAAAACAATATAGTTGACTCTGAAATAGTTATTCAAACATTGCCATCACTCACCTCTCTTCCAAACTCCATGAGCTTTTATCAGCTTCCTTGTGAAAAGCACTACGATGATGAGCAGCATGACAATGAGAACTGCCACCAAGAGTGGCAGCAGgaaatctttctgcttcttaCTCATGCCTTCAGATTTCACATCTTGTTCTGTAAGAAGCAGATGTATGTTTGTGTTGTTAAAGAACTTCCAGTGAGTTTCtagtaattaaaacaagaatGATGTATCCTAGACCAAGCTATATCAGCAGGGTGGGAGAGCAAAATACACCTTGCTCCATGCTTGCTGCATGTTTGGAAGCTGTCCCTGAAGAGTATTTAGGAGTTCTTACCAAAGGTGATGATGGAAGTCACAGTTATGTTTTCACTTGGGAAGAAGACTTCTGTCCTGAAAAGTTGCTCTGTGACAGTGCCATTGAGTGCTCCATCTGTGCCATTGAGTGCTCTGGCTGTGCCACTGAGTGCTGTTTCAGTGCctgcagagatgaaaagaatgGTATTTTCAAGAAGGGCTGAGGGATGCTTGAAAATTCCATGTTTTTGCAACAGGTTTGAAGTCCAGAGCACCTGGTAATGTAGCAGAAAGAGACTTCTGGAGCTCGTAACTCAAAAACTCTGTGCTCACTTCCTtaacacagtatttctttttaatagaaatactACATAAGCTTTATGAACAGAAAATCCTCAGAATATCTTACTCAATAATTCTCATTTACAGACAAATTAAAAGGAGGGTGAGCTTcgactttattattttttttaacttttcctcTCCCTTACTTTGCTTTGCCTGCTTGCAAATACAAGAATAGCAGCTATTTTTTCCTTAGAGCAGGTATTTTCTTGTATCTCTATCTAAGATGAACTTTTGCTGTCTTTATACCTTTCAGAAGTGTAATCACCCGGCGTGAGAGAATGGCTGTCCTGGGGACATCACCATAGCAAGTAACGTACCATTAGGGATGTGGTGAGCAGAGGTACCAGacagctctcctgctgcagctgatgtTGCTTCGGGCCCTGCAGAAACAAGAGAGGTGGGTTCTGACTTCCTTACACATGTAGGCAATATCTTTTGGTATAATTAACTTTGatttgtaaaactgaaatggtAGCACATGCTGTATCTGCCAGAACTTTGCATTAATTTCCTTCCCTACCAGCTACATAAACACACTGTGCTGAAAGATTCATGCTCCCTCTTACTGTATATAGAATTGTTTATCAACAGGATGTAGCCATACTGTGAAGTTTGTAACCACTGATATAAcacttttaaacaaatacaaagagttctttttaaaacagtcGACTTCTCACTACTTGCACTTTAACACTAAGCAGATGTGGGTGCTGCTTCGGTGGGTTCGGGTCAAGCAATTTGTGTGGTgcagctcttcattttcctgtagGAAACAGTTCTCCTGTAGAACAGCTTCAATTTTCAGCTGTCTATATGCACCGATAATCTTTGTTGCACAGTGCCACCTAGTGCAACCATGCAGAAAAATCCCAGCCTCAGCTCACACTGCGCCTTTCTGACACTCCAGGAGAGCAGCCAGTCTGGCTGCTGCCAACGTGAAAGTAATTGTGATGCATCTGATGGGAGAGAGCTTGCCTGCTTTTGTGGCTGTGAAATGGAGGGCTTCCCTCACAAGgcagaaatgttgcttttctaAGTCATAAGTTTGTGTGTAAGATGGCTTATAGTGCTGTTCTCTGTAGTGTTTCTGCCTTGGTTTGATAAATGCATGTAACTAGGTCTAAACTTGCAAGTAAGTGTGACAGCTGGTAGGAGGTTTTACTGGTCTGTCATCAATGCTGTGCTGCTAAATAATGCTAAACGGATTCTCTGGTACTGCAGAAGGGATAGTTGGTCTTTCAGATCCTGAAGGAAAACCCCTCAAACACATGATAAAAATCAGAAGTCACACTTTGCCACTGAACCCAGTCCATGGAAATGAAACCTGCTGTGGTATTCTTTGTGTTCTGGGCTGCTTGAGTCCCCTATCTTGAACTATGGTTAGAATTATAGCCCTCTCTTTCTACCTTTGGTTCCCCTGCCTTCTGAATATATTTAACACCATgagtaaaaaaaatgaaagtaaaactCATACCATTCCGTTGTGGGTAGCTTGGAGAGAAGTCTGTATTGCTGTTCAGATCTGACTCCGCTGTGGTCACTGGGGAATAAAACAAAGTTCTGAATGCAGTGCAAAATATTCCTCAGTgctgacagacagcagctgttATTTTGCAGCCCAGCCTCTACATAGAGACACTGTGCAGTATTTCATTGTGATAGGTCTTATGGTCTGATCTGTGTATTAGTTACAAATAGGCCAAGCGGTTGGTGCCTACCTGTAGGCTGTGTATACTCAGAGATATACGTATCCACCTCTAGTGTAGTTGACACAGGAGTTGTATTTGTCACTGAAAAGCAACAGTGGATGTTTAGGtatgtaggaaaagaaaaagagacccACATAAAAGCTTAATTTGGAGTTCTTCTTATGCCCCAGTTGGCCCTCTCTTATAAAAATGAATTCCACACATGAGGAGGTAGGCCATGTGTTTTAGTTTTGCATGACTTTCTCTACCTGAGTGCTAAAATGCAATAACTATTGTTCAAagagtgctggagcacctgTCCTGGCAACGTCCTCGAACTGGAAAGGCGCTGTGAGCTTCCCTTCTCCCAGTGCTTTGTGGTGAATGAGGCAGCTGGCTGTTGAGTTGGGCCCATATGCCAGAACTGTGAGAGTGCTGGTTGTGGTCCATTTCTTCCCGTCAGCTTCTAACTTGTGCTTGGTGTCACCTAAACAACCATGGGAAGAAAACATTGAAGTGCTTTCTAGTCAAGAGcaatttaatgaaaaactttCCAGGCACTATCTGCGTTACTTCACTGTGTTAAAACCGTGCATGATCACTATGTACAAGTGTAAATGGATTGCATGGGAACCCAAAGACAGCAAGGTCATGTCTTCCTCCTTGCTAAGTGCAGGCCTCACTGCCCCTCCTTCACCCAACCCAAAGCCTCTGCTCATTCTGTGACCCACATAGGGAAAttcccctgctgcagggctcacACAGCCTGTAGGACTGCAGTGGGATGTCCCAACACCCAGTGGCACTTCTAGCCTTTAATGAGCACAATAAATCACCTATGTGTAGCTATGGCCCTGATGGGTAAGGACCTGCTGGTTTGCAGCATAGCTGAGGTCTAATAAAGACCCTCCCTCTACTGAGAGAGGTGAAACACAAAGATAAATCACCACGGCACAATGAATTAAAGAGAGCTCTGTGACATGTCTAACATGTCTCAGTCCTTCAGATGTGTTGACTTCTACTCATTCATATCGTATGGAACGATAGAGATGTATTTCATGTGACACAAAGAATTGCTCTGGTGGacttctttttcagatgtttaCCTTAAATGCCCACAGTGGCACAATAATATTGACTGCTTCTATGGTAGAagttctttggaaaaaaagccaaTGCTTTCTCTTTATCTATTACCATGgtaacttctttatttcttaaatgaaataaattccttCATTCCAAATTAGCCTTTATGGATAATTTGTTGTATCACATTGACTGGTATTTCTCAGCCCTCTTTtctgtcccctatggggtcacatgAGAACTAAGGATTTCAGAGTGTTTTTGgttagaaagaaaatcatctttaaTTGTCAGCAACAGCTCAGTAATTACAGCTGGTTTGCCCCTGCTGTGCCCTGGTGGAACTGAGGCACTGCCagtaattaaaatttattaGCTATGTTCTGATTAgtataaatatttgcaatgtGTGATTCAAGCTAAGCATGGGGTGAAGGCGGGTGTGGGGAGAAGAGAGCTTTGCTCAAAGGTAGTCACctacaaaaagggaaaagcacaTGCAGAAAGCCTGAGAGACACTGAATTAGGACGGTTTCCATTCAAACATGAATTTGCATCTGCCACAAACAAGCTGGATGGTGAATCGGCACTTCTTCATGCAAATATCCCTTCATCTGAAACCACCTCTG
This window contains:
- the CRTAM gene encoding cytotoxic and regulatory T-cell molecule, whose product is MTFTTVLHVTALLLLQGADSETITLQEGEDLNLSCTLRGDGRATRQWLNPRGFTIFLDNHLALKDQRYKLIHYSEDELSIRLSNVTVDDEGIYKCFYYSTPFKSKMTTVEVLAVPSKPVLQVSRDTEGSITLSCCTQGGKPQPQITWLLNNGIQLPGDTKHKLEADGKKWTTTSTLTVLAYGPNSTASCLIHHKALGEGKLTAPFQFEDVARTVTNTTPVSTTLEVDTYISEYTQPTVTTAESDLNSNTDFSPSYPQRNGPEATSAAAGELSGTSAHHIPNGTETALSGTARALNGTDGALNGTVTEQLFRTEVFFPSENITVTSIITFEQDVKSEGMSKKQKDFLLPLLVAVLIVMLLIIVVLFTRKLIKAHGVWKRENDTSDQTLESYKSKSNEESPRHEKNGQVVNQKSNVQYVTEGYVEATQKNPSEKNTTIPEEQLACGKETDV